A single Tamandua tetradactyla isolate mTamTet1 chromosome X, mTamTet1.pri, whole genome shotgun sequence DNA region contains:
- the LOC143671667 gene encoding thymosin beta-4-like, translated as MAAGPERAHAQRGRTFLACGPRSAPSATLSDQPDVAEMEKFDKSKWKETETQEKNPLPSKETIEQEKQAGES; from the exons ATGGCCGCTGGCCCCGAGAGGGCGCACGCGCAGAGAG GTCGGACATTCCTTGCTTGCGGGCCTCGCTCGGCTCCATCTGCAACCCTGTCTGACCAACCTGATGTGGCTGAGATGGAGAAGTTCGATAAGTCGAAATGGAAGGAGACAGAAACGCAAGAGAAAAATCCACTGCCTTCCAAAGAAACGATCGAACAGGAGAAGCAAGCGGGCGAATCGTAA